Proteins encoded in a region of the Amphiprion ocellaris isolate individual 3 ecotype Okinawa chromosome 21, ASM2253959v1, whole genome shotgun sequence genome:
- the usp44 gene encoding ubiquitin carboxyl-terminal hydrolase 44, with protein sequence MDRCKHVGRLRLAPDHSILNPQKWHCVDCNTTESIWACLGCAHVACGRYIEEHALQHFQQQRHPLAMEVNELYVFCYLCDDYVLNDNATGDLKLLRSTLSAIQSQRYEVTTRSGRTLRSASAALDALMPSGARELQLKDEDRMFTALWHRRRALMGRIFRFWFGLTECGKKREEEERKREEEEEQKREARERRRALKRQLQEELENAPLRKSRRLRRKSHRVAEAAITTPTSRRACNKTKAPVPPSVKRRPRTQSPATATPKKAGRTKKVEPTPKPRSRSSTTKSKPKTPSSTSRTAQTPVRRKQSTKQGGSPFKRRPTVTPGVTGLRNLGNTCYMNSILQVLSHLHVFRECFLRLDLTQALELLASAVHGQLAGKASQSPMAQRKGLQTSSGCGVGLSGGASRTRSMELIQPKEPSSKHISLCHELHTLFQVMWSGKWALVSPFAMLHSVWQLIPAFRGYAQQDAQEFLCELLDKVQHELESTGKHTTTAGVPQKRLIKQVLSVVNTIFHGQLLSQVTCLACDHRSNTVEPFWDLSLEFPERYHSNSRESAAQASCHLTEMLAKFTETEALEGNIYACDQCNSARRRTSSKPVILTEAQKQLMVHKLPQVLRLHLKRFRWSGRNHREKIGVHVSFDQLLNMEPYCCREPSPKGLPCSSPSSPSSPGSPRPKHFLYELSAVVMHHGKGFGSGHYTAYCYNTEGGFWVHCNDSKLNVCSVEEVCRAQAYILFYTQRVTQDKDRPL encoded by the exons ATGGACAGGTGTAAGCATGTGGGGCGGCTGCGGCTGGCCCCAGACCACTCCATCCTCAACCCACAGAAGTGGCACTGTGTCGACTGCAACACCACCGAGTCTATATGGGCCTGCCTCGGCTGTGCTCATGTGGCGTGTGGGCGCTACATTGAGGAACACGCTTTGCAGCACTTCCAGCAGCAGCGGCATCCGTTGGCTATGGAGGTTAATGaactttatgtgttttgttACTTGTGTGACGACTACGTCCTGAATGATAACGCCACCGGAGACCTCAAGCTGCTCCGCAGTACGCTCAGCGCCATCCAGAGCCAGCGCTATGAGGTTACCACCCGCAGCGGGCGCACCCTCCGCTCTGCCAGCGCTGCCCTGGACGCCCTCATGCCATCCGGGGCCCGCGAGCTGCAGCTGAAAGATGAGGACAGAATGTTTACTGCCCTCTGGCATCGCCGCAGGGCGCTTATGGGACGCATCTTCCGCTTTTGGTTTGGCCTGACTGAATGCGgaaagaagagagaggaagaggagaggaagagggaggaggaggaggagcagaagagGGAGGCCAGGGAGAGGAGACGAGCTCTAAAGAGGCAGCtacaggaggagctggagaacgCTCCTCTCAGGAAGTCTCGGCGCTTGCGTCGGAAAAGCCACAGAGTTGCGGAAGCGGCAATCACAACACCAACCTCTCGCAGGGCATGCAACAAGACAAAAGCCCCCGTGCCCCCATCTGTCAAGCGCAGACCACGGACTCAGAGCCCTGCCACTGCTACCCCCAAGAAAGCTGGACGAACGAAAAAGGTCGAGCCAACTCCCAAACCCCGGAGCCGATCCTCTACTACCAAATCTAAGCCCAAAACACCCTCATCCACCTCTCGTACTGCCCAAACCCCGGTCCGCCGCAAGCAGAGTACCAAACAGGGGGGCTCACCGTTCAAACGGCGTCCCACAGTCACTCCTGGAGTGACAGGCCTGAGAAACTTAGGAAACACCTGTTATATGAACTCCATCCTGCAGGTTCTGAGTCACCTGCATGTCTTCAGGGAGTGCTTTCTGCGTCTGGATCTGACCCAGGCTCTGGAGCTGCTGGCGTCCGCCGTCCACGGCCAGCTGGCAGGGAAGGCCTCGCAGTCCCCCATGGCCCAGAGGAAGGGACTCCAGACCAGCTCAGGCTGTGGCGTGGGGCTGAGCGGCGGGGCCTCGAGGACCCGTAGCATGGAGCTGATCCAACCCAAAGAGCCCAGCTCGAAGCACATCTCTCTCTGCCACGAGCTGCACACCTTGTTCCAGGTTATGTGGTCTGGCAAGTGGGCGCTGGTCTCGCCTTTCGCCATGCTCCACTCGGTGTGGCAGCTGATCCCGGCGTTCAGGGGCTACGCTCAGCAGGACGCTCAGGAGTTCCTGTGTGAGCTGCTGGATAAGGTGCAGCACGAGCTGGAGAGCACCGGCAAGCACACGACCACCGCAGGAGTCCCGCAGAAACGACTCATCAAGCAGGTGCTCAGTGTGGTCAACACCATCTTCCACGGCCAGCTGCTCAGCCAG GTAACGTGTCTGGCATGCGACCATCGCTCCAACACCGTGGAGCCGTTCTGGGATCTGTCTCTGGAGTTCCCTGAGCGCTACCACAGTAACAGCAGGGAGTCGGCCGCTCAGGCTTCTTGCCATCTGACGGAAATGTTGGCCAAGTTCACCGAGACCGAAGCGCTGGAGGGAAACATCTACGCCTGTGATCAGTGTAACT CTGCCAGACGACGGACCTCCTCCAAACCAGTCATCCTGACcgaagcacagaaacagctgatgGTCCACAAACTGCCTCAGGTCCTCCGACTTCACCTCAAACGCTTCAG GTGGTCTGGGCGCAACCACCGGGAGAAGATCGGCGTCCACGTCAGCTTCGACCAGCTCCTCAACATGGAGCCCTACTGCTGCCGGGAGCCGTCGCCCAAAGGCTTACCCTGCTCCAGTCCCAGCAGCCCCAGCTCTCCCGGCTCGCCACGCCCAAAGCACTTCCTCTACGAACTCTCCGCCGTGGTGATGCATCATGGGAAAGGCTTCGGCTCAGGCCACTACACTGCCTACTGCTACAACACAGAAGGAG GCTTCTGGGTTCACTGTAATGACTCTAAGCTGAATGTGTGTTCGGTGGAGGAGGTGTGCCGAGCTCAGGCCTACATCCTCTTCTACACACAGCGAGTAACTCAGGACAAAGACCGGCCGCTATAG